Proteins found in one Miscanthus floridulus cultivar M001 chromosome 4, ASM1932011v1, whole genome shotgun sequence genomic segment:
- the LOC136552018 gene encoding bZIP transcription factor TGA10-like isoform X1 has protein sequence MHVEPSPKGEISLVLSPAPVGSKQPARSPDHHHHGQHQQVAMEELAGSRRQQEHHHLQHQPFAAAAEPAAPGMIKDVKPLAKKDHRRGTSTSERDPKTLRRLAQNREAARKSRLRKKAYIQQLESSRIRLAQLEQELHTARAQGVFFPNSGILADQGVAGKGVPIGGIDGLSSEAAMFDVEYGRWQEEHYRLMYELRAALQQHLPEGELQMYVESCLAHHDEMVGIKEGAIKGDVFHLISGVWRSPAERCFLWLGGFRPSEVIKMLLSHVEPLTEQQIVGVYGLQQSALETEEALSQGLEALYQSLSDTVVSDALSCPSNVANYMGQMAAAMNKLSTLEGFVRQAENLRQQTLHRLHQILTMRQMARSLLAVSDYFHRLRTLSSLWVTRPRAPQEQQQGHS, from the exons ATGCATGTGGAGCCGTCGCCGAAG GGGGAGATTAGTTTAGTCCTGTCCCCGGCGCCGGTGGGATCCAAGCAGCCTGCTAGGTCACCGGACCATCACCATCACGGCCAGCACCAGCAGGTGGCCATGGAGGAGTTGGCGGGGAGCAGGAGGCAGCAGGAGCACCACCACCTGCAGCACCAACCCTTCGCTGCCGCTGCTGAACCGGCAGCACCCGGGATGATCAAAGATGTCAAGCCACTGGCCAAG AAGGATCACAGGAGAGGCACATCGACCAGTGAACGCGACCCAAAA ACACTGAGAAGGCTGGCCCAGAACAGGGAGGCTGCAAGGAAAAGCAGGCTAAGGAAGAAG GCTTACATCCAGCAACTGGAGTCCAGCAGGATCAGGCTAGCTCAGCTCGAACAAGAACTGCACACTGCAAGAGCTCAG GGAGTTTTCTTCCCCAACAGCGGCATCCTCGCTGACCAAGGTGTCGCCGGCAAAGGCGTCCCCATCGGCGGCATCGACGGCCTCAGCTCAG AGGCGGCGATGTTCGACGTGGAGTACGGGCGGTGGCAGGAGGAGCACTACCGGCTGATGTACGAGCTGCGGGCGGCGCTGCAGCAGCACCTGCCGGAGGGGGAACTGCAGATGTACGTGGAGAGCTGCCTGGCGCACCACGACGAGATGGTGGGCATCAAGGAGGGCGCCATCAAGGGCgacgtcttccacctcatctccGGCGTCTGGAGGAGCCCCGCCGAGCGCTGCTTCCTCTGGCTCGGCGGATTCCGCCCCTCCGAGGTCATCAAG ATGCTGCTGAGCCACGTGGAGCCCCTGACGGAGCAGCAGATCGTGGGCGTGTACGGGCTGCAGCAGTCGGCGCTGGAGACGGAGGAGGCGCTGAGCCAGGGCCTGGAGGCGCTCTACCAGTCGCTGTCCGACACCGTCGTCTCCGACGCACTCAGCTGCCCCTCCAACGTCGCCAACTACATGGGCCAGATGGCCGCCGCCATGAACAAGCTCTCCACGCTCGAGGGCTTCGTCAGACAA GCTGAGAACCTTCGGCAGCAGACGCTGCACCGGCTGCACCAGATCCTGACGATGCGGCAGATGGCGCGGTCGCTGCTGGCCGTGTCGGACTACTTCCACCGCCTCCGCACGCTGAGCTCGCTCTGGGTCACACGTCCCAGGGCTccgcaggagcagcagcagggccaCAGCTAG
- the LOC136552018 gene encoding transcription factor TGA2.1-like isoform X3, translating to MVSGGSIKEQQHEMNISFGMMNHHQQQQPPSSSSSSSMHAAAASFMSGKEASGAYDHLGELDQALFMYLDHGSSHGHGGTQQEQRQTLNIFPSQPMHVEPSPKGEISLVLSPAPVGSKQPARSPDHHHHGQHQQVAMEELAGSRRQQEHHHLQHQPFAAAAEPAAPGMIKDVKPLAKDHRRGTSTSERDPKTLRRLAQNREAARKSRLRKKAYIQQLESSRIRLAQLEQELHTARAQGVFFPNSGILADQGVAGKGVPIGGIDGLSSEAAMFDVEYGRWQEEHYRLMYELRAALQQHLPEGELQMYVESCLAHHDEMVGIKEGAIKGDVFHLISGVWRSPAERCFLWLGGFRPSEVIKMLLSHVEPLTEQQIVGVYGLQQSALETEEALSQGLEALYQSLSDTVVSDALSCPSNVANYMGQMAAAMNKLSTLEGFVRQAENLRQQTLHRLHQILTMRQMARSLLAVSDYFHRLRTLSSLWVTRPRAPQEQQQGHS from the exons ATGGTGAGCGGCGGCAGCATCAAGGAGCAGCAGCACGAGATGAACATCTCCTTCGGGATGATgaaccaccaccagcagcagcagcctccgtcctcgtcctcttcctcctccatgCATGCGGCCGCTGCGAGCTTCAT GAGCGGCAAGGAGGCTTCAGGTGCGTATGACCATCTGGGGGAGCTGGACCAGGCGTTGTTCATGTACCTGGATCACGGCAgcagccatggccatggcggcacgcAGCAAGAGCAAAGGC AGACACTCAACATCTTCCCTTCCCAGCCCATGCATGTGGAGCCGTCGCCGAAG GGGGAGATTAGTTTAGTCCTGTCCCCGGCGCCGGTGGGATCCAAGCAGCCTGCTAGGTCACCGGACCATCACCATCACGGCCAGCACCAGCAGGTGGCCATGGAGGAGTTGGCGGGGAGCAGGAGGCAGCAGGAGCACCACCACCTGCAGCACCAACCCTTCGCTGCCGCTGCTGAACCGGCAGCACCCGGGATGATCAAAGATGTCAAGCCACTGGCCAAG GATCACAGGAGAGGCACATCGACCAGTGAACGCGACCCAAAA ACACTGAGAAGGCTGGCCCAGAACAGGGAGGCTGCAAGGAAAAGCAGGCTAAGGAAGAAG GCTTACATCCAGCAACTGGAGTCCAGCAGGATCAGGCTAGCTCAGCTCGAACAAGAACTGCACACTGCAAGAGCTCAG GGAGTTTTCTTCCCCAACAGCGGCATCCTCGCTGACCAAGGTGTCGCCGGCAAAGGCGTCCCCATCGGCGGCATCGACGGCCTCAGCTCAG AGGCGGCGATGTTCGACGTGGAGTACGGGCGGTGGCAGGAGGAGCACTACCGGCTGATGTACGAGCTGCGGGCGGCGCTGCAGCAGCACCTGCCGGAGGGGGAACTGCAGATGTACGTGGAGAGCTGCCTGGCGCACCACGACGAGATGGTGGGCATCAAGGAGGGCGCCATCAAGGGCgacgtcttccacctcatctccGGCGTCTGGAGGAGCCCCGCCGAGCGCTGCTTCCTCTGGCTCGGCGGATTCCGCCCCTCCGAGGTCATCAAG ATGCTGCTGAGCCACGTGGAGCCCCTGACGGAGCAGCAGATCGTGGGCGTGTACGGGCTGCAGCAGTCGGCGCTGGAGACGGAGGAGGCGCTGAGCCAGGGCCTGGAGGCGCTCTACCAGTCGCTGTCCGACACCGTCGTCTCCGACGCACTCAGCTGCCCCTCCAACGTCGCCAACTACATGGGCCAGATGGCCGCCGCCATGAACAAGCTCTCCACGCTCGAGGGCTTCGTCAGACAA GCTGAGAACCTTCGGCAGCAGACGCTGCACCGGCTGCACCAGATCCTGACGATGCGGCAGATGGCGCGGTCGCTGCTGGCCGTGTCGGACTACTTCCACCGCCTCCGCACGCTGAGCTCGCTCTGGGTCACACGTCCCAGGGCTccgcaggagcagcagcagggccaCAGCTAG
- the LOC136552018 gene encoding transcription factor TGA2.1-like isoform X2, with product MVSGGSIKEQQHEMNISFGMMNHHQQQQPPSSSSSSSMHAAAASFMSGKEASGAYDHLGELDQALFMYLDHGSSHGHGGTQQEQRQTLNIFPSQPMHVEPSPKGEISLVLSPAPVGSKQPARSPDHHHHGQHQQVAMEELAGSRRQQEHHHLQHQPFAAAAEPAAPGMIKDVKPLAKKDHRRGTSTSERDPKTLRRLAQNREAARKSRLRKKAYIQQLESSRIRLAQLEQELHTARAQGVFFPNSGILADQGVAGKGVPIGGIDGLSSEAAMFDVEYGRWQEEHYRLMYELRAALQQHLPEGELQMYVESCLAHHDEMVGIKEGAIKGDVFHLISGVWRSPAERCFLWLGGFRPSEVIKMLLSHVEPLTEQQIVGVYGLQQSALETEEALSQGLEALYQSLSDTVVSDALSCPSNVANYMGQMAAAMNKLSTLEGFVRQAENLRQQTLHRLHQILTMRQMARSLLAVSDYFHRLRTLSSLWVTRPRAPQEQQQGHS from the exons ATGGTGAGCGGCGGCAGCATCAAGGAGCAGCAGCACGAGATGAACATCTCCTTCGGGATGATgaaccaccaccagcagcagcagcctccgtcctcgtcctcttcctcctccatgCATGCGGCCGCTGCGAGCTTCAT GAGCGGCAAGGAGGCTTCAGGTGCGTATGACCATCTGGGGGAGCTGGACCAGGCGTTGTTCATGTACCTGGATCACGGCAgcagccatggccatggcggcacgcAGCAAGAGCAAAGGC AGACACTCAACATCTTCCCTTCCCAGCCCATGCATGTGGAGCCGTCGCCGAAG GGGGAGATTAGTTTAGTCCTGTCCCCGGCGCCGGTGGGATCCAAGCAGCCTGCTAGGTCACCGGACCATCACCATCACGGCCAGCACCAGCAGGTGGCCATGGAGGAGTTGGCGGGGAGCAGGAGGCAGCAGGAGCACCACCACCTGCAGCACCAACCCTTCGCTGCCGCTGCTGAACCGGCAGCACCCGGGATGATCAAAGATGTCAAGCCACTGGCCAAG AAGGATCACAGGAGAGGCACATCGACCAGTGAACGCGACCCAAAA ACACTGAGAAGGCTGGCCCAGAACAGGGAGGCTGCAAGGAAAAGCAGGCTAAGGAAGAAG GCTTACATCCAGCAACTGGAGTCCAGCAGGATCAGGCTAGCTCAGCTCGAACAAGAACTGCACACTGCAAGAGCTCAG GGAGTTTTCTTCCCCAACAGCGGCATCCTCGCTGACCAAGGTGTCGCCGGCAAAGGCGTCCCCATCGGCGGCATCGACGGCCTCAGCTCAG AGGCGGCGATGTTCGACGTGGAGTACGGGCGGTGGCAGGAGGAGCACTACCGGCTGATGTACGAGCTGCGGGCGGCGCTGCAGCAGCACCTGCCGGAGGGGGAACTGCAGATGTACGTGGAGAGCTGCCTGGCGCACCACGACGAGATGGTGGGCATCAAGGAGGGCGCCATCAAGGGCgacgtcttccacctcatctccGGCGTCTGGAGGAGCCCCGCCGAGCGCTGCTTCCTCTGGCTCGGCGGATTCCGCCCCTCCGAGGTCATCAAG ATGCTGCTGAGCCACGTGGAGCCCCTGACGGAGCAGCAGATCGTGGGCGTGTACGGGCTGCAGCAGTCGGCGCTGGAGACGGAGGAGGCGCTGAGCCAGGGCCTGGAGGCGCTCTACCAGTCGCTGTCCGACACCGTCGTCTCCGACGCACTCAGCTGCCCCTCCAACGTCGCCAACTACATGGGCCAGATGGCCGCCGCCATGAACAAGCTCTCCACGCTCGAGGGCTTCGTCAGACAA GCTGAGAACCTTCGGCAGCAGACGCTGCACCGGCTGCACCAGATCCTGACGATGCGGCAGATGGCGCGGTCGCTGCTGGCCGTGTCGGACTACTTCCACCGCCTCCGCACGCTGAGCTCGCTCTGGGTCACACGTCCCAGGGCTccgcaggagcagcagcagggccaCAGCTAG
- the LOC136549945 gene encoding ETHYLENE INSENSITIVE 3-like 3 protein, which produces MDQLAMHATELGDSSDFEVEGIQNLTENDVSDEEIEPEDLARRMWKDRVRLRRIKERQQKLALQQAELEKLRPKPISDQAMRKKMSRAHDGILKYMLKLMQVCNARGFVYGIIPDKGKPVSGASDNIRAWWKEKVKFDKNGPAAIEKYESENLVTANAQSGGSKNQHSLMDLQDATLGSLLSSLMQHCDPPQRKYPLEKGAPPPWWPSGKEEWWIALGLPSGQIPPYKKPHDLKKVCKAGVLTGVIKHMSPNFDKIRNHVRKSKCLQDKMTAKESLIWLGVLQREESLVHRTDNGVSEITQHSMPVDRNGDTNSSSNEYDVYGFEDAPVSTSSKDDEQDVSPVAQSAVEHVPKRGRERAYNKHPNQIVPGKAKEPPKRKKARHSSTVTKPDAHRVVDAPENSRNLIPDMNRLDQVEIQGMSNQIVIFDHGGTTTEALQHRGDAQVQVHLPGAEVNNFNSAPTANPTPISIYMGDQPLPYQNNDSTRSRSENSFPVDAHPGLNNLPSGYQNLPLKQSLPLSMMDHHVVPMGIRAPTDSIPYGDHILGGGNSTSVPGDMQQLIDFPFYGEQDKFVGSSFEGLPLDYISISSPIPDIDDLLHDDDLMEYLGT; this is translated from the coding sequence ATGGATCAACTTGCCATGCATGCGACGGAGCTGGGTGACTCGTCGGACTTTGAGGTGGAGGGCATCCAGAACCTCACTGAGAATGATGTCAGTGATGAGGAGATTGAGCCCGAGGACCTGGCGCGGCGAATGTGGAAGGACAGAGTCAGGCTGAGGAGGATCAAGGAGCGGCAGCAGAAGCTTGCCCTGCAGCAGGCAGAGCTGGAGAAGTTGAGGCCCAAGCCGATATCCGACCAGGCCATGCGCAAGAAGATGTCAAGGGCGCATGACGGGATCCTCAAGTACATGCTCAAGCTGATGCAGGTGTGCAATGCACGTGGGTTCGTGTACGGGATCATCCCGGACAAGGGGAAGCCTGTCAGTGGCGCTTCCGATAATATCAGAGCTTGGTGGAAGGAGAAGGTGAAGTTTGATAAGAATGGGCCTGCGGCGATTGAGAAATACGAGTCTGAGAACTTAGTAACTGCTAATGCCCAGAGTGGTGGAAGTAAGAACCAGCACAGCTTGATGGATCTCCAAGATGCCACTCTTGGTTCACTGCTTTCCTCATTGATGCAGCATTGTGATCCACCGCAGCGCAAGTACCCATTGGAGAAGGGTGCTCCGCCCCCGTGGTGGCCTTCAGGGAAGGAGGAATGGTGGATTGCTCTGGGCCTTCCAAGCGGCCAAATTCCTCCATACAAGAAACCACATGATCTTAAGAAGGTTTGTAAGGCTGGTGTGCTTACTggtgtgatcaagcacatgtctCCCAACTTTGATAAGATAAGAAACCATGTACGGAAATCAAAATGTTTGCAGGATAAAATGACTGCAAAAGAAAGCCTGATCTGGCTGGGAGTTCTACAGAGAGAAGAAAGCCTTGTTCACAGAACCGACAATGGTGTATCAGAGATTACTCAGCACAGTATGCCAGTGGACAGAAATGGGGACACAAATAGCAGCAGTAATGAGTATGATGTCTATGGTTTTGAGGATGCTCCTGTTTCTACATCATCTAAAGATGATGAACAAGATGTGTCTCCAGTTGCACAATCTGCTGTGGAGCATGTCCCAAAAAGAGGAAGGGAAAGGGCTTACAATAAACACCCTAATCAGATCGTTCCTGGTAAGGCAAAAGAACCACCAAAGAGAAAAAAAGCACGCCACAGCTCCACTGTTACCAAGCCAGATGCACATAGAGTTGTTGATGCCCCAGAAAACTCTAGAAATTTGATTCCTGATATGAATAGACTGGATCAAGTAGAAATCCAAGGCATGTCTAACCAGATTGTCATCTTTGACCATGGGGGCACCACAACTGAAGCTTTACAACACAGAGGAGATGCTCAAGTACAGGTCCATCTTCCTGGTGCTGAGGTTAATAACTTCAATAGTGCTCCAACTGCAAACCCTACTCCTATAAGCATATATATGGGTGACCAGCCTTTACCTTATCAAAATAATGACAGCACAAGGTCGAGATCTGAAAATAGTTTTCCAGTAGATGCTCATCCTGGTTTAAATAATCTGCCCAGCGGTTATCAGAACTTACCTCTGAAACAATCACTACCACTTTCCATGATGGATCATCATGTGGTTCCCATGGGTATCAGGGCACCTACTGATAGCATTCCTTATGGTGATCATATACTAGGTGGTGGAAATTCAACTTCTGTTCCTGGAGATATGCAGCAGCTCATAGATTTTCCTTTCTATGGTGAACAAGATAAGTTTGTTGGCAGTTCCTTTGAGGGATTGCCTTTAGACTATATCAGTATCAGTAGTCCAATCCCAGATATTGATGACTTGCTGCATGATGATGATTTAATGGAATACTTGGGGACATAA